The following proteins are co-located in the Fusobacteria bacterium ZRK30 genome:
- the prdC gene encoding proline reductase-associated electron transfer protein PrdC → MKNFKFVLKMAVGAPSKSIVEIDDEVKRGQCIAEPISLGCKIHSSVNGVVKKITDSYIEIQQTEENSNDHLKIKECESISEYAFEAGIVGSGGAGFPSHVKLSTKLNGGYVLANAAECEPVLSHNVELMEKNPEIVVKGVKYAMESTGSEMGYIAMKPKYLKAAMAIGKVLKNYENIEIKWLPNMYPAGDERVIVREVLGIELQPGELPSKANAVVFNVETLKNLVLAVEDRKPVIDKDITVGGRVVNAEKGKVFSDVPIGATVKEYIEKSGGYILPYGEIVAGGPFTGSAITEDTSITKTTGGILVAMPYPKDTRKVGIIACECGAGEERLTEIAHGMGGEVVAEAKCKRMVEVNGRYRCDKPGICPGQAEKVLFLKSQGAEVIITGTCEDUTNTVMTVAPRLGVPVYHSTDHILRGARHKIYRSKKK, encoded by the coding sequence ATGAAAAATTTCAAGTTTGTTCTGAAAATGGCTGTAGGAGCTCCTTCTAAATCAATTGTAGAGATAGATGATGAAGTGAAAAGAGGTCAGTGTATAGCTGAACCAATTTCATTAGGATGTAAAATACACTCAAGTGTGAACGGTGTAGTGAAAAAAATAACCGATTCTTATATAGAGATTCAACAAACCGAAGAAAATTCAAATGATCATTTAAAAATAAAAGAATGTGAAAGTATTTCTGAATATGCATTTGAAGCAGGAATAGTAGGATCAGGTGGGGCAGGGTTCCCAAGTCACGTTAAATTATCTACAAAATTAAATGGAGGTTATGTACTAGCCAATGCTGCTGAGTGCGAACCTGTATTATCTCATAATGTAGAGTTAATGGAAAAAAATCCGGAAATTGTAGTAAAAGGTGTTAAATATGCCATGGAATCTACAGGATCTGAGATGGGTTATATTGCTATGAAGCCTAAGTATCTTAAAGCTGCCATGGCTATTGGTAAAGTTTTGAAAAACTATGAAAATATAGAGATAAAATGGTTACCAAATATGTATCCTGCTGGAGATGAAAGAGTAATTGTCAGAGAAGTTCTGGGAATTGAATTGCAACCAGGAGAACTACCATCTAAAGCAAATGCTGTAGTATTTAATGTAGAAACGTTAAAGAACTTAGTGTTGGCTGTAGAAGATAGAAAACCTGTCATCGACAAAGATATTACAGTAGGTGGAAGAGTAGTAAATGCTGAAAAAGGTAAAGTTTTCTCAGATGTTCCAATTGGAGCAACTGTAAAAGAATATATTGAAAAAAGTGGTGGCTATATACTTCCTTACGGAGAAATAGTTGCTGGAGGTCCATTTACTGGAAGCGCTATAACTGAAGATACATCAATAACTAAAACTACAGGTGGAATATTAGTGGCAATGCCGTATCCAAAAGATACGAGAAAAGTCGGAATAATTGCTTGTGAATGTGGAGCTGGTGAGGAAAGATTAACCGAAATAGCTCACGGTATGGGTGGAGAAGTAGTAGCAGAAGCCAAGTGTAAGAGGATGGTAGAAGTTAATGGAAGATACAGATGCGATAAGCCGGGAATTTGTCCAGGGCAAGCAGAAAAAGTATTGTTTTTAAAGAGTCAAGGTGCAGAAGTAATAATAACAGGAACTTGTGAAGACTGAACGAATACAGTAATGACTGTAGCTCCTAGGTTGGGAGTACCTGTATATCATAGCACAGACCACATACTTCGTGGTGCAAGACACAAAATTTATAGAAGTAAGAAAAAATAA
- a CDS encoding MFS transporter, giving the protein MSNFFKSVGGVIGVDTKNVDKEYTRYKWQVFITIFVGYAIFYITRKNLSFAKPYLIEQLGYTKLQVGAIAAGMPLAYGFGKFIMGGVSDKMNPRYFMGFGLILAGIVNIMFGSVHSIVAFTVLWTINGWVQSMGWPPCGKTMKVWFSDEERGTWMSVWNTAHNVGAMLIPFVVIIGVSMFSGSWRGLFFLPGIISIIAGILTMVFLRDKPESLGLPSVREYHGEVVKEEIKIKSKRSSKQIFIEDILKNKVLWSLALSNAFIYFLRYGTLDWISVYLVQYKGINMKDAGFSFFMFEFAAIPGTILLGWISDKVFKGRRTPLIMLCLLLSAVLVTTYWMTDNMIIINIAISLIGALIYFPVAAIGIAAVDIAKDDSAGMSAGWTGLFGYFIGATGSELGVGYVLDNYSWNVYFMMLIASAIIAMLLLIPAWNSGKKN; this is encoded by the coding sequence ATGAGTAATTTTTTTAAATCGGTAGGAGGAGTCATTGGTGTTGACACTAAAAATGTAGATAAGGAATACACCAGATATAAGTGGCAGGTATTTATTACAATATTTGTAGGTTATGCAATTTTTTATATAACAAGAAAAAACCTTTCATTTGCAAAACCATACTTGATTGAACAACTGGGATATACTAAACTGCAAGTTGGAGCTATAGCAGCTGGGATGCCTTTAGCCTACGGATTCGGAAAATTTATTATGGGGGGAGTATCAGATAAAATGAACCCCAGATATTTTATGGGATTCGGACTTATTTTAGCAGGGATAGTGAATATTATGTTTGGAAGTGTTCATAGTATTGTGGCTTTTACTGTTCTTTGGACTATAAATGGATGGGTTCAATCTATGGGATGGCCTCCATGTGGAAAAACAATGAAAGTGTGGTTTTCTGATGAGGAGAGAGGAACATGGATGTCTGTTTGGAATACTGCTCATAATGTAGGGGCTATGCTGATTCCATTCGTAGTAATAATAGGAGTAAGTATGTTTTCAGGAAGCTGGAGAGGACTATTTTTCCTACCAGGAATCATATCTATAATAGCAGGTATTTTGACGATGGTATTCTTGAGAGATAAACCTGAATCATTGGGGTTACCATCTGTAAGGGAGTATCATGGTGAAGTTGTAAAGGAAGAAATAAAGATTAAAAGTAAGAGAAGTTCTAAACAAATATTTATAGAAGACATCTTAAAAAATAAGGTTCTTTGGTCTTTAGCACTATCAAATGCTTTTATCTATTTTCTTAGATATGGAACGTTGGACTGGATCTCTGTGTACTTAGTTCAATACAAGGGGATTAATATGAAGGATGCAGGATTCTCATTTTTCATGTTTGAATTTGCAGCAATACCAGGGACTATCTTATTGGGATGGATATCTGATAAAGTTTTCAAAGGTAGAAGAACACCTCTAATTATGTTATGTTTATTATTGTCAGCAGTATTAGTAACAACTTATTGGATGACCGACAATATGATAATAATAAATATCGCAATCTCATTAATAGGGGCTTTAATCTATTTCCCGGTAGCAGCTATAGGTATAGCAGCGGTGGATATTGCCAAAGATGACAGTGCTGGAATGTCGGCAGGGTGGACAGGGTTATTTGGTTACTTTATAGGAGCCACAGGTTCTGAATTAGGTGTAGGATATGTTTTGGACAACTATTCATGGAACGTATATTTTATGATGTTAATAGCTTCAGCGATAATAGCTATGCTACTTTTAATACCTGCATGGAACTCAGGTAAAAAGAACTAG
- a CDS encoding MipA/OmpV family protein, whose product MKKFNFITLIFFISIKSFSISFLDPAVNRLMIYIDKDGANNYAFIRGMTEEHEKKREKFISLGFAASAIEPRLNDKSSYSTVVPLINAKYNNFYTFGGIYNGYTFYEGNKLNLNFTAEYRFAGHTDEDFNSYLKDISDEDNPVMIGVGGSYQVGYVLLTGGIDHNIRGNSDENTASIGILGGIPFKKFIVLGFLSYEMMSNSYTNRYFGTSISADFDIPSHNIDGFGSAIRFTTVIAYSLSRNVDLFSYYYIEAFSDNIKKSPLIKGSNSSMIGLGATYTF is encoded by the coding sequence ATGAAAAAATTTAATTTTATCACTTTGATATTTTTTATCTCTATAAAAAGTTTCTCTATATCCTTTTTAGATCCTGCAGTTAATCGACTCATGATCTATATAGACAAGGATGGAGCCAATAACTATGCATTTATCCGGGGAATGACAGAAGAGCATGAAAAAAAAAGGGAAAAGTTTATTTCCCTTGGATTTGCCGCATCAGCCATTGAGCCGCGATTAAATGATAAATCTTCCTATTCCACTGTAGTCCCCTTAATAAATGCTAAATACAATAATTTTTATACATTTGGAGGTATCTATAACGGATATACCTTCTACGAAGGCAATAAATTAAATTTAAATTTTACTGCTGAATATAGATTTGCCGGTCATACAGATGAAGATTTTAATTCTTATCTGAAGGACATTTCCGATGAGGATAATCCTGTCATGATAGGGGTTGGAGGCAGTTACCAAGTTGGTTATGTTCTTTTAACTGGTGGAATCGATCATAACATTCGCGGAAATAGTGATGAAAATACTGCATCTATAGGAATTTTAGGAGGTATCCCCTTTAAAAAATTTATTGTCCTTGGTTTTTTAAGCTATGAGATGATGAGTAACTCCTATACCAACCGATATTTCGGTACCTCTATATCTGCTGATTTTGACATTCCATCTCATAATATAGATGGATTTGGCAGTGCTATAAGATTCACCACTGTAATAGCCTATAGTCTGAGTAGAAATGTTGATTTATTTTCATATTATTATATCGAAGCCTTTTCAGACAACATAAAAAAAAGCCCCCTTATAAAAGGGAGCAATTCCAGTATGATAGGTTTAGGAGCTACCTATACTTTCTGA
- a CDS encoding ankyrin repeat domain-containing protein: MRFLITGDFFKNVPKEKIKQVKERIQYFYREISKNKKKIFEIPKGFWVKKLRENLYEFRVNSGDRVLFEFKDIKRAGYGEKVLVLLLFSTHDLAVKSGMRQNKIESLKVEKLEIEKNYESSSERLEEDLDIIYNKINSKIVYEITSDENLLEFIKNEDEYTYYYLNDEQYEILNSEFPLFLKGSAGSGKTTVAIRKTLELEERQDLKVGYITFTQPLKEKAHEMYEKFRDPSCEKMVEFYSLEELYEKQLKEKPVGLKIFEKFIYEYNPSIPKGIEHLELYQEIRGTIKGSMGAKGAGNWDRDLKQELIPREDYLVLNKKYTVYREEIRKEIYKITLIYQSWLTERGYMDENDLARRVTLRGKEIFDCIICDEVQDLTEIEIYMLKKLVKNGENLLLSGDIHQIINPTYFSFSRVKSLFYKGKYIEKQLGKNYRSQKKIVDLANKLSDLRGEYIGKLGEDYKEASILEGEDIYIYKKDNDFLKKLEENTAIILVPTNQIKEALRMELPKIANKILTVQDIKGLEFDSVVLYNFATELKKYWEIIFSGRAKTNQLYRYYFNLLYVGLTRARKRLLLMEENEEVCLLKELKSYLIPMTVEGKRDFTLKSGELDFLKEGKEFLSQKLFSEAIAAFKKAGAKKYIKKAEDELAADEFFNEHNDEKTIEYIVNNDDSLSRCLEKYVVTDKIGDYAFEKKYYETAKKYYEKSENYEKLSQLFEMEGELEKSFEYAIKSEVTPLIKRLKQELEKNDAALDIANEVRVLSDKKINSKKFSLVEFENLDKKYIMRKQQKNIGDILVILKDRFKSKSKDSKKHSVKSPTKLLIKLYHIDGGKNGINYLMENYSSQLNIKTIISILDDGDIVEKYISKCKKKPKLDDLLLLACEHKKVKNMKKIIQLGGDIEVKSEDGLTPLIIAIKNKDLEMVKLLVGSGAELGEVSDEKNKLKITPLIYSIAEDEFDIFKYLIDKGTDIELHNPIYYGVVYRNKPMIKALLDKDVKLDVEVEGTTPLISAGLSKDYEIMKMLIEKGADLDYAAGTTTPMMNIIQNNYVEGMKLFLEKGYILKDQDLEILSLKGSIELSKLVLMYNLGYNYIERIEKDITRIKNRRDIEKKLDLLKKIEKRYDFKEYRKIVEEEA, translated from the coding sequence ATGAGATTTTTAATAACTGGGGATTTTTTTAAGAATGTACCTAAGGAAAAGATAAAGCAGGTTAAAGAGAGGATACAGTATTTTTATAGGGAAATATCGAAAAACAAAAAAAAGATATTTGAGATACCCAAAGGATTTTGGGTTAAGAAACTCAGGGAAAATTTATATGAGTTCAGGGTAAATAGCGGCGACAGGGTATTATTTGAATTTAAAGATATTAAACGGGCAGGATATGGAGAAAAAGTATTGGTACTGCTGTTGTTTTCAACTCATGATCTGGCAGTAAAAAGCGGAATGCGTCAAAATAAAATTGAAAGTTTAAAGGTCGAAAAATTAGAGATCGAAAAGAATTATGAAAGCTCAAGTGAAAGGTTAGAGGAAGATTTAGATATTATATACAATAAAATAAATTCAAAGATAGTATATGAGATCACTTCTGATGAAAATCTTTTGGAATTTATTAAAAATGAGGATGAATACACATATTATTATCTAAATGATGAGCAGTATGAAATTTTAAACAGTGAATTTCCACTGTTTTTAAAGGGAAGTGCTGGAAGTGGTAAAACTACAGTGGCCATCAGGAAAACTCTGGAATTGGAGGAACGGCAGGATTTAAAGGTGGGATATATAACATTTACCCAGCCTTTAAAGGAAAAAGCCCATGAAATGTATGAAAAGTTTAGAGATCCTAGTTGTGAAAAGATGGTTGAATTTTACTCTTTGGAGGAGTTGTATGAAAAACAACTGAAGGAAAAACCCGTGGGATTGAAAATCTTTGAAAAATTTATCTATGAATATAATCCAAGTATTCCTAAAGGTATTGAACATTTGGAGTTATACCAGGAAATCAGGGGAACAATAAAGGGAAGTATGGGAGCCAAGGGGGCAGGGAATTGGGATAGAGACTTAAAACAAGAACTTATACCCCGGGAAGATTATTTGGTGCTGAATAAGAAATATACAGTCTATAGGGAAGAGATAAGAAAAGAGATATACAAAATCACCCTTATTTACCAGAGCTGGCTCACTGAAAGAGGCTATATGGATGAAAATGATCTGGCACGAAGGGTGACGTTGAGGGGGAAAGAAATTTTTGATTGTATAATCTGTGATGAGGTACAGGACTTAACTGAGATTGAGATATATATGCTGAAAAAATTGGTAAAAAACGGAGAAAATTTATTGCTGTCTGGAGATATTCATCAGATAATAAACCCAACTTATTTTAGTTTTTCCAGGGTGAAGTCATTGTTTTACAAGGGAAAATATATAGAGAAACAGCTGGGGAAAAATTACAGAAGCCAAAAAAAAATAGTGGATCTGGCTAATAAACTGAGTGATCTCAGAGGAGAATATATCGGAAAGTTAGGAGAAGATTATAAGGAAGCTTCGATATTAGAAGGAGAAGACATATATATCTATAAAAAAGACAACGACTTTTTGAAAAAGTTGGAGGAAAATACAGCTATAATCTTAGTTCCAACTAATCAAATTAAAGAAGCTCTGAGGATGGAATTACCCAAAATAGCAAATAAAATACTGACAGTCCAGGATATAAAAGGGCTGGAATTTGATTCGGTTGTGCTCTATAACTTTGCAACAGAGTTAAAAAAATATTGGGAGATTATTTTTTCTGGGAGGGCTAAAACAAATCAGCTCTACAGATATTATTTTAATCTGCTGTATGTAGGCTTAACTCGTGCTAGAAAAAGACTTCTCCTTATGGAAGAAAATGAAGAGGTCTGCCTGTTAAAGGAGTTAAAAAGCTATTTGATTCCTATGACGGTTGAAGGAAAGAGAGATTTTACTTTAAAAAGTGGAGAATTAGATTTTTTAAAAGAGGGAAAAGAATTTTTGAGTCAAAAATTATTTTCAGAAGCAATTGCTGCATTTAAAAAAGCAGGAGCTAAAAAATATATAAAGAAAGCTGAAGATGAATTGGCAGCCGATGAATTCTTTAATGAGCATAATGATGAGAAAACTATAGAGTATATTGTAAATAACGATGATTCATTATCTCGTTGTCTGGAAAAATATGTAGTAACGGATAAGATTGGTGATTACGCATTTGAAAAAAAATATTATGAAACAGCAAAAAAATATTATGAAAAAAGTGAAAATTATGAAAAACTCTCACAATTATTTGAGATGGAGGGGGAATTAGAAAAAAGTTTTGAATACGCAATTAAATCAGAGGTAACCCCACTAATAAAAAGGCTGAAGCAAGAGTTGGAAAAGAATGATGCAGCCTTGGATATAGCTAATGAAGTGAGAGTTTTATCGGATAAAAAAATAAATTCTAAGAAATTTTCCTTAGTTGAGTTTGAAAATTTAGATAAAAAATATATAATGAGGAAACAGCAAAAAAATATAGGGGATATCTTGGTAATATTAAAGGATAGATTTAAGTCTAAAAGTAAAGATTCAAAAAAACATAGTGTAAAATCTCCTACCAAACTATTGATCAAACTCTACCATATAGATGGAGGAAAAAATGGAATCAACTATTTGATGGAAAATTATTCCAGTCAATTGAATATAAAAACCATTATATCCATTTTAGATGACGGAGATATTGTAGAAAAATATATATCTAAGTGTAAGAAGAAACCTAAATTAGATGATTTGTTACTCCTTGCATGTGAACACAAGAAGGTAAAAAATATGAAAAAAATCATTCAGTTAGGAGGAGATATAGAGGTCAAATCTGAAGATGGTCTGACTCCACTAATCATAGCCATAAAGAATAAAGACCTGGAGATGGTAAAATTATTGGTAGGTAGTGGTGCTGAATTAGGAGAGGTCTCAGATGAAAAAAACAAGTTGAAAATTACTCCGTTAATCTACTCTATAGCAGAAGATGAGTTTGATATATTTAAATATTTAATAGATAAAGGGACAGATATTGAACTGCATAACCCTATTTATTATGGGGTGGTCTATAGAAATAAACCTATGATTAAAGCATTGCTGGATAAAGATGTAAAGTTAGATGTGGAAGTAGAAGGAACCACACCCCTTATATCAGCAGGACTGTCAAAAGACTATGAGATAATGAAGATGTTGATAGAGAAAGGTGCAGATCTGGATTATGCAGCAGGGACAACTACTCCTATGATGAATATAATACAAAATAATTATGTGGAAGGGATGAAGTTATTTTTAGAAAAAGGTTATATATTAAAAGATCAAGATCTTGAGATTTTATCTCTAAAAGGTAGTATTGAACTGTCAAAACTGGTTTTAATGTATAATTTAGGATATAATTATATTGAAAGAATAGAGAAAGATATAACTCGTATAAAAAATAGACGGGATATAGAAAAAAAGCTGGATCTGTTAAAAAAAATAGAGAAAAGATATGATTTTAAGGAATACAGGAAAATAGTAGAAGAGGAGGCATAG
- a CDS encoding polyprenyl synthetase family protein, whose translation MKEYLKERRTLVDLVIEEYLNEIKYPKVIADGMKYSVLNGGKRLRPILLLMTLDLLGVQEKNGLPMSVAIEMIHSYSLVHDDLPALDNDDYRRGKFSTHKKFGEAEAILIGDALLTHAFNLITREDLEPSKVVEMVKLTSDYAGVNGMIGGQMVDIESEEKEIDLPTLQYIHTHKTGKLLMLPIECACIIAGAEPEKREVLKKYAELIGLAFQIKDDILDIEGTFEEIGKPVGSDRELLKSTYPSIFGMEKTKEILVEKVEKAKQIMFDVFGDEAKWHMELADYIGNRRK comes from the coding sequence ATGAAGGAATACTTAAAGGAAAGAAGGACACTGGTAGATCTGGTTATTGAAGAATACCTAAATGAGATAAAATATCCAAAAGTTATAGCTGATGGGATGAAATATTCTGTATTGAATGGTGGAAAGAGACTGAGACCTATCTTACTTTTGATGACATTGGATCTATTAGGAGTTCAGGAGAAAAATGGGCTGCCTATGAGTGTAGCTATAGAGATGATCCATTCTTATTCATTGGTTCACGATGATCTGCCGGCTTTAGACAACGATGATTATCGAAGGGGAAAATTTTCAACTCATAAAAAGTTTGGAGAGGCAGAAGCTATATTAATAGGAGATGCACTCCTAACCCATGCCTTTAATTTGATAACGAGAGAAGATCTTGAACCGTCTAAAGTAGTGGAGATGGTTAAACTAACTTCTGATTATGCAGGGGTAAATGGGATGATTGGCGGACAGATGGTGGATATAGAATCTGAGGAGAAAGAGATAGATCTTCCCACACTGCAATATATTCATACCCATAAAACAGGGAAATTATTGATGCTGCCCATAGAATGCGCTTGTATAATTGCAGGGGCAGAACCTGAGAAAAGGGAAGTTTTAAAAAAATATGCAGAATTAATTGGGTTAGCCTTCCAGATAAAGGATGATATTTTGGATATCGAGGGAACTTTTGAGGAGATTGGAAAACCAGTGGGAAGCGACAGGGAACTATTGAAATCTACCTATCCTTCAATTTTTGGGATGGAGAAAACTAAGGAAATCCTGGTTGAAAAAGTAGAAAAAGCCAAGCAAATAATGTTTGATGTTTTTGGAGACGAGGCAAAATGGCATATGGAATTGGCTGATTATATAGGAAATAGAAGAAAATAG
- the prdB gene encoding D-proline reductase (dithiol) protein PrdB, producing MAIKGMQSEIFVPITPKSVWTPVTKPLNEMKIGLATAAGVHLKSQERFNFAGDFTYRFIPGDAPTSDMMVSHGGYDNGDVNKDVNCMFPVDPLNELVKDGYIKGVANVHAGFMGGGGNQEKFKNETGPAIAARFKEDGVDAVVLTAGUGTCHRSAVLVQRAIEESGIPTIIVAALPPVVRQTGTPRAVAPNVPMGANAGAPNDHKMQLEILKATLENLVEIQTPGKIVPLPFEYIAKV from the coding sequence ATGGCAATAAAAGGTATGCAATCTGAAATATTTGTACCGATCACTCCTAAGTCTGTTTGGACGCCAGTAACTAAGCCTTTAAATGAAATGAAAATAGGTTTAGCAACTGCAGCAGGAGTACATTTAAAATCACAAGAAAGATTTAATTTTGCTGGAGATTTCACATATAGATTTATTCCAGGAGATGCACCTACATCTGATATGATGGTATCTCATGGTGGGTATGACAACGGAGACGTAAACAAAGACGTTAACTGTATGTTCCCAGTGGATCCATTAAATGAGTTAGTAAAAGATGGGTACATCAAAGGTGTGGCTAATGTTCACGCTGGATTCATGGGTGGAGGTGGAAACCAAGAGAAATTTAAAAATGAAACTGGTCCTGCCATCGCTGCAAGATTTAAAGAAGACGGAGTAGACGCTGTAGTATTAACTGCTGGCTGAGGGACTTGTCACCGTTCTGCTGTATTAGTACAGAGAGCGATTGAGGAATCGGGGATTCCTACAATAATTGTAGCAGCATTACCACCAGTTGTAAGACAAACTGGAACACCAAGAGCAGTAGCACCAAATGTACCAATGGGAGCCAATGCAGGAGCACCAAATGATCATAAGATGCAACTAGAGATTTTAAAGGCAACTTTAGAAAACTTAGTGGAAATACAAACACCAGGTAAAATTGTACCATTACCATTCGAGTATATCGCAAAGGTATAA
- the prdA gene encoding D-proline reductase (dithiol) proprotein PrdA, with translation MSITVETAKEHAMDHAVSCCRFEAGTIIEPSNLEDPAIFFDLEESGLLKFDENTLKIGEVLGAKLIKTAEALTPLTADMLEGLNVQTEEVKEEVKEEIVGTPTATTEAAAPAPMTTSLNGGMLKIHIGEGKDINLEIPMFGTQAASTSATTAPAAQVVEVKETAAATENAAVLPEKKLRTLTKKHFKIENVVFGDETKIEGTTLTVRKDIAPEAVESQELVTAMTVEIITPAEYDTYSETIMDVQPIATKEEDNFLGTGTTRVIDGVIVMVTGVDEDGVQIGEFGSSEGILSENIMWNRPGSPDKGDIFIKTTVTIKAGTNMERPGPLAAHSASDFITQEIRNVLKKADETLVTETEELVQFRRPGKKKVVVIKEIMGQGAMHDNIILPTEPAGIMGGRPNVDLGNLPIVLSPLEVLDGGVHALTCIGPASKECSRHYYREPLVIEAMNDPEVDLCGVIFVGSPQVNAEKFYVSERLGMTVEALDVDGAIVTTEGFGNNHIDFASHIEQIGMRGMKVVGMSFSAVQGALVVGNKYMEYMVDNNKSEEGIENEVLACNTLCKEDALRALGMLKSAMDGSEVKGPERKWNPNVKELNLESVEAHLGTKIDRVLNETSIPMSEKRTEKLKTK, from the coding sequence ATGTCAATCACTGTAGAAACTGCAAAAGAACATGCAATGGATCACGCTGTAAGTTGTTGTAGATTTGAGGCTGGAACAATAATCGAGCCTTCAAACTTAGAGGACCCAGCAATATTCTTCGACTTAGAAGAGTCAGGGTTATTAAAATTTGATGAAAATACATTAAAAATCGGTGAGGTTTTAGGAGCAAAATTAATTAAAACCGCAGAAGCGTTAACACCATTAACAGCTGATATGTTAGAGGGATTAAACGTTCAAACTGAAGAGGTAAAGGAAGAAGTTAAGGAAGAAATAGTAGGAACACCAACAGCAACTACTGAAGCTGCAGCTCCTGCTCCAATGACAACATCATTAAATGGTGGAATGTTAAAAATTCACATAGGTGAAGGGAAAGACATCAACTTAGAAATCCCAATGTTTGGAACTCAAGCAGCATCTACTTCAGCAACAACTGCACCAGCTGCACAAGTTGTAGAAGTAAAAGAAACTGCAGCAGCTACTGAAAATGCAGCTGTATTACCTGAAAAAAAATTAAGAACTTTAACTAAAAAGCATTTTAAAATAGAAAACGTAGTATTCGGAGACGAAACTAAGATAGAGGGAACGACTCTTACTGTAAGAAAAGATATAGCTCCTGAAGCTGTAGAAAGTCAAGAATTAGTAACAGCTATGACTGTAGAGATCATTACTCCAGCTGAGTATGACACTTACAGTGAGACAATCATGGACGTTCAACCAATAGCTACAAAAGAAGAAGATAACTTCTTAGGAACAGGAACTACAAGAGTAATCGACGGTGTTATCGTAATGGTAACAGGTGTAGACGAAGATGGAGTACAAATAGGAGAATTCGGATCATCTGAAGGAATCTTGTCTGAAAACATCATGTGGAATAGACCTGGATCACCTGATAAAGGGGATATCTTCATCAAAACTACAGTTACAATCAAAGCTGGAACAAACATGGAAAGACCTGGTCCATTAGCTGCACATTCAGCAAGTGATTTCATCACTCAAGAGATCAGAAATGTATTAAAGAAAGCTGACGAAACTTTAGTAACAGAAACTGAAGAGTTAGTTCAATTCAGAAGACCTGGAAAGAAAAAAGTAGTAGTAATCAAGGAAATCATGGGACAAGGTGCAATGCATGACAACATCATTTTACCAACTGAACCAGCAGGAATCATGGGTGGAAGACCAAACGTTGACTTAGGAAACTTACCAATCGTTTTATCTCCATTAGAAGTATTAGATGGAGGAGTTCATGCATTAACTTGTATCGGACCTGCATCAAAAGAATGTTCTAGACATTACTATAGAGAGCCATTAGTAATTGAAGCTATGAACGACCCTGAAGTAGATTTATGTGGTGTTATATTTGTTGGAAGTCCACAAGTAAACGCTGAAAAATTCTATGTATCTGAGAGATTAGGTATGACTGTTGAAGCTTTAGACGTAGACGGAGCTATCGTAACAACTGAAGGATTTGGAAATAACCATATCGACTTCGCAAGTCACATTGAGCAAATCGGAATGAGAGGAATGAAAGTAGTAGGAATGTCATTCTCTGCAGTTCAAGGTGCATTAGTTGTAGGAAATAAATATATGGAATACATGGTAGATAACAACAAGTCTGAAGAAGGAATTGAAAACGAAGTACTTGCTTGTAACACTTTATGTAAAGAGGACGCTTTAAGAGCTCTTGGAATGTTAAAGTCAGCTATGGACGGTTCAGAAGTTAAAGGACCTGAAAGAAAGTGGAATCCAAACGTTAAAGAGTTAAACTTAGAATCTGTAGAAGCTCACTTAGGAACAAAAATAGACAGAGTTTTAAATGAAACTTCTATCCCTATGAGTGAAAAAAGAACAGAAAAATTAAAAACAAAGTAG
- the xseB gene encoding exodeoxyribonuclease VII small subunit: MAKANTFEENISEIDEIISKLESGMDLDESMKEYEKAMKLLTKSGAILEKAEGKVKKVMEKNGEIIVEDFE, translated from the coding sequence ATGGCAAAAGCAAATACTTTTGAAGAAAATATAAGTGAGATAGATGAGATAATATCAAAATTAGAAAGCGGGATGGATTTGGATGAATCCATGAAAGAATATGAAAAAGCAATGAAATTGTTGACTAAATCAGGTGCTATACTGGAAAAAGCAGAGGGAAAAGTAAAGAAGGTAATGGAGAAAAATGGTGAAATAATAGTAGAAGATTTTGAGTAG